Genomic segment of Nitrospira sp.:
AAGACCACCATCGCCCACATCATCGCCAGGGAGATGGGGGCGGCCATCCGCTCGACCTCGGGGCTGGTGTTGAGTCATGCCGGTGATCTTGCGGCGATCTTGACCAATTTGCAGGAACGGGATGTGTTGTTCATCGATGAAATTCACCGGCTGCCGGCCTCGGTGGAAGAAGCGCTGTATCCGGCGATGGAAGACTATCAGCTGGATTTGGTCGTTGGCCAAGGCGTCTCAACCAGAACGGTGAAATTGGAGTTGCCTCGTTTCACGCTGGTCGGCGCCACAACGAGGGCGGGCGCGCTCACCTCACCGCTACGGGATCGGTTCGGGTTGGTCCACCGGCTGGAGTTTTATTCTCCGCAAGAACTTGCCTCTATTGTGACGCGTTCAGCCGGACTCCTCCGCATCCCCATCGACGAGGCAGGTGCTGCAGAGATTGCCCGTCGCGCGCGCGGCACGCCCCGGATCGTGAACCGGCTGATCAAGCGCATTCGCGACTATGCGGAGATCAAGGCCGAGGGGCGGATCACCGAATCGGTGGCGCAGGATGCGCTGCGGTGGTTGGCGGTTGATGCGGCCGGGCTGGATGAGATGGATCGGCGGATCCTGCTCACGGTTATCGAAAAGTTCAATGGTGGCCCGGTCGGGGTCGATTCCCTGGCGGCCGCCGTGCAGGAGGACAAGGGCACACTCGAGGATGTCTATGAGCCCTATCTCATCCAGGCCGGGTTGTTGGAACGGACCGGCCGAGGGCGGCAGGCGACGAGGCTGGCCTTCGATCATCTGAAGAAGCAGAAAGATCTGCTCTCGCTCTCCGACGGACCAGACGCCATCACAACTCCTTGAATCCTCACACCTATCCTTGCAATGCCCTTGCGGGGTCCTGTAGGATGCTCACTTGCCTAGACGCAGGTCTGGGCTTGGGCGCATTTCGCGGGTCCGCCACTTCGAGCGCAGGACTCGCGAGGAGGGAATCCCCCCGTCATGTCTGACGATCTACAGGGCCATCGCCAGGAAATCGACCGGATCGACGACCAGATTTTGCGCCTGCTGAACGAGCGCTCAAAATCGGTGATCGAGATCGGCCGATTGAAGAAACTGAAAGATGCCGAGGCACATCTGCATACGCCGGCTCGGGAAGCGGCGATTTTTGAACGGCTGAGCCAGCAAAATACCGGTCCCTTTCCGACCGATGCGATTCGGGCCGTCTACCGGGAAATCATGTCGGCTTCGTTGTCCTTGGAGGGGCCGCAGAAGGTCGCCTATCTCGGGCCACGCGCCACCTTCACGCATATGGCCTGCATGCAGAAGTTCGGGTCATCTGCGCACTATATCCCCGTGAACAGTATCAAAGAGGTCTTCAGCGAAGTAGAGCGCGGCCGCGCCCATTTCGGTGTGGTCCCGATCGAGAACACGACGGAAGGCGTGGTGAATCACACCCTGGATATGTTTGTTGATTCGAATCTCTTGATATATGGAGAAGTCCTGCAGGAAGTCGCGCACCATTTGATGTCGAAGAGCGGACTCGCGGGAGACATCAAGCGCATCTACTCGCATCCGCATGCCATTGCGCAATGCCGGAATTGGCTCGAAACAAATTTGCCCCATGTACCGGTCTCGGAAGTGGCGAGCACCGCGCGGGCTGCGGAAATCTCCGTTGACGATCCGTCGGCTGC
This window contains:
- the ruvB gene encoding Holliday junction branch migration DNA helicase RuvB; this encodes MSERTVSTQLTDDERGLEAALRPQSLQEYVGQPRMKESLGICIEAAKRRGEALDHAIFYGPPGLGKTTIAHIIAREMGAAIRSTSGLVLSHAGDLAAILTNLQERDVLFIDEIHRLPASVEEALYPAMEDYQLDLVVGQGVSTRTVKLELPRFTLVGATTRAGALTSPLRDRFGLVHRLEFYSPQELASIVTRSAGLLRIPIDEAGAAEIARRARGTPRIVNRLIKRIRDYAEIKAEGRITESVAQDALRWLAVDAAGLDEMDRRILLTVIEKFNGGPVGVDSLAAAVQEDKGTLEDVYEPYLIQAGLLERTGRGRQATRLAFDHLKKQKDLLSLSDGPDAITTP
- the pheA gene encoding prephenate dehydratase, with the protein product MSDDLQGHRQEIDRIDDQILRLLNERSKSVIEIGRLKKLKDAEAHLHTPAREAAIFERLSQQNTGPFPTDAIRAVYREIMSASLSLEGPQKVAYLGPRATFTHMACMQKFGSSAHYIPVNSIKEVFSEVERGRAHFGVVPIENTTEGVVNHTLDMFVDSNLLIYGEVLQEVAHHLMSKSGLAGDIKRIYSHPHAIAQCRNWLETNLPHVPVSEVASTARAAEISVDDPSAAAIASELASQLYGLKVVTARIEDNINNFTRFLVLSQKAPERTGRDKTSLMLSVKDKVGALYDLLRPFASHGLNMTKIESRPSRRKAWEYIFFVDIEGHIDEERVKKAAEEVKSRCLFMKILGSYPAYS